The following coding sequences are from one Plectropomus leopardus isolate mb chromosome 10, YSFRI_Pleo_2.0, whole genome shotgun sequence window:
- the creg2 gene encoding protein CREG2 has product MRACLFPLAVFASVLCLSHSYTLRSSVSWVVSSNDVVEDADLSEEVAPALLVDSAGLWKQAYPSSNVLGDSVESPGELVKPETDDVAQLSSRLFSYRLEKVKKSGSSSGPPPHQETARTARYIAHYSDWGHLSTISTQDKIKGLPFGNIFSVSDGPLDNSTGVIYFYVTPMDNTVSDLKSNPYASLTFSEAEGEFCRQMVYDPEDPRCARLSLTGKMVEVAPEELVFAKEAMFTRHPVMAKWPVGHNWFFMKLELIQVWLQDWVGGVSVVPLEDYFKATPF; this is encoded by the exons ATGAGGGCCTGTCTCTTTCCCCTGGCAGTGTTTGCCagtgtcctctgtctgtctcacagcTACACCCTGAGGAGCTCCGTGTCCTGGGTGGTCTCCTCCAACGATGTGGTGGAGGACGCGGACCTGTCGGAGGAGGTCGCCCCGGCGCTGCTTGTGGACAGTGCGGGGCTGTGGAAGCAGGCTTATCCGTCCTCAAACGTCCTCGGAGACAGCGTGGAGAGCCCCGGAGAGCTGGTGAAGCCCGAGACCGACGATGTGGCTCAGCTGTCCTCTCGTCTGTTTTCATACCGGCTGGAGAAAGTGAAGAAGTCCGGCAGCAGCAGCGGTCCTCCCCCGCACCAGGAGACCGCCAGGACAGCCAGATACATCGCTCACTACAGTGACTGGGGACATCTGTCCACCATTTCAACTCAAGACAAG ATCAAAGGTCTCCCCTTTGGGAACATCTTCTCGGTCAGTGATGGACCGCTGGACAACAGCACTGGAGTCATCTATTTTTATGTGACGCCGATGGACAACACCGTGTCAGATCTGAAGAGTAACCCCTACGCTTCTCTCACATTTTCAGAGGCCGAGGGAGAATTCTGCAG GCAAATGGTTTATGATCCAGAAGATCCAAGATGTGCTCGACTCAGTCTAACAGGCAAGATGGTGGAGGTGGCCCCAGAGGAGCTCGTGTTTGCAAAAGAGGCAATGTTCACAAG acaTCCTGTGATGGCAAAGTGGCCAGTGGGGCACAATTGGTTCTTCATGAAGCTGGAGTTGATCCAGGTGTGGTTGCAGGACTGGGTTGGAGGCGTATCAGTCGTTCCACTGGAGGACTACTTTAAAGCTACGCCTTTCTGA
- the cracdla gene encoding CRACD-like protein isoform X1, translating to MESFSGDTEESAEEIPGRKKSRIKSLRTRLFGKSKRTGGEGDAKLSQSASDITAAKGLGSDEDLACSQRMMGSRALSHDSIFLADQVLTEAEPARVLSQENVHSKIKALQMKLQQQNLHLGPPPLVLPIRRPEDVGSRSEDDSLPHSPPEMSGALNKTISQPSSRPLSPNPKPAPTKPGPPLFVSSNSSSSSAAEPPLDFSSPAQFTPCLDTSAARHRMSVKPRNQRASTKRTLAANDSNLQTPNNINHPESVRKEEQRLDAQEEMTLETEQVDAVTPDTSEPSNSQEAASKSSSHTVFQQDQALPEKAASQVLRVKPHRAADSMSSERPHSSFIQTELKDNRDGDFEIQIMSHYDKRNTQNKAEVSSEQLSTPSLHQQVHGETESTRGIKRPSPGSGSFHFSINTAKKRDGERPRSGSFVGVVEQTEARHKTVRGAEDKSFSVGRFRQEGAQQKSSVHPWDRRDSLKKMESLTPSKTDTGTAEVESSQEVVEEAVEAQEVEEDEGKTAFGVKLRSTTLSMRYRSDTSANQNSKPPEEQKRQEIRPTDPAPSGFSLPVKHNPPSTGDIMATEVQTTSSNLKENVVAASQQPQHPAQPQPVPQTASSEVSWMSLAMEKTRSLHQLFSSRFPRDFSGVQAAARPQAQEQTETLPAAQTQTVKTQQSATEPANQPLTDAAKAQTAQSRSQAQTVKPSAVQQRMSPVQSNIFREAQTLKQTSDHQPTSHQTNPWTAQSPLHSSSQTETASQSAQGSVTQSLAQSYLSSGQQQPPWSNRGLHPLNQLKSTTSASTTSSATASPPVSTQGRGEGEAAVQEKEGASQSGRRAVWAGSVSERAAFLEKRAEWNPATGTKGVELKKAQTEVQTSGESTASVKPLTPSKEVKPEGRQWVKPAESSPTKVPERPREDKWLRKNVAPSSSPSSSPTMPSVLQSMSDSGQPSWMELAKRKSMAWSDKSMD from the exons ATGGAGTCTTTCTCTGGAGACACAGAAGAGAGCGCAGAGGAAATTCCAG GACGTAAAAAGTCCAGAATCAAGTCTTTGAGAACTCGTCTCTTTGGGAAGAGTAAGAGAACCGGAGGAGAGGGAGACGCCAAACTCAGCCAGTCCGccagtgacatcacagcagcaaaGGGACTCGGATCAGATGAAGATTTGGC ATGCTCCCAGAGGATGATGGGATCTCGGGCATTGTCCCATGACAGCATCTTTCTGGCTGATCAGGTCCTGACAGAAGCGGAACCAGCGAGGGTCTTATCGCAGGAGAACGTCCACAGCAAGATTAAAGCTCTGCAG ATGAAGCTTCAGCAGCAGAATTTGCATTTGGGGCCACCGCCGCTGGTTCTGCCAATCAGACGTCCGGAGGATGTGGGAAGCCGCTCAGAGGATGACAGTCTTCCCCACAGCCCCCCTGAGATGTCAGGAGCCCTCAACAAG acCATATCACAACCATCGTCTCGTCCGCTCTCACCCAACCCCAAACCTGCACCTACCAAACCTGGACCGCCTCTTTTTGTCTCCTCCaattcctcttcttcttctgctgctgagCCCCCGCTGGACTTCAGCTCTCCAGCCCAGTTCACCCCATGCCTGGATACGTCTGCTGCACGTCATCGGATGTCTGTCAAACCCAGAAACCAGAGGGCCAGCACCAAGAGGACGCTTGCTGCA AATGACTCCAACTTACAAACCCCAAACAACATCAATCACCCTGAGTCTGTGAGAAAAGAAGAGCAGCGGCTTGATGCTCAAGAGGAGATGACACTGGAAACAGAACAAGTGGATGCCGTCACTCCTGATACATCTGAGCCTTCAAACTCCCAGGAGGCAGCATCCAAATCATCCAGCCATACAGTTTTCCAACAGGACCAAGCTCTTCCCGAGAAAGCAGCCTCCCAGGTGCTAAGAGTTAagcctcacagagcagcagattCAATGTCCAGTGAGCGGCCACACTCATCCTTCATACAGACAGAACTGAAGGACAACAGAGACGGGGATTTCGAGATACAAATAATGTCCCATTATGACAAAAGAAATACTCAAAACAAGGCTGAAGTCTCCTCTGAACAGCTGTCCACTCCATCGCTTCACCAGCAGGTTCACGGTGAGACAGAAAGCACGAGAGGAATAAAAAGACCCTCTCCAGGATCTGGGTCCTTCCATTTCTCCATCAACACtgccaaaaaaagagatggagaaagaccCCGATCGGGCAGTTTTGTGGGGGTGGTAGAACAAACTGAAGCCAGGCACAAGACGGTCAGGGGAGCAGAGGATAAATCCTTTTCTGTGGGAAGATTTAGACAAGAGGGAGCTCAACAGAAAAGCTCTGTTCATCCTTGGGACAGGAGGGACAGCCTGAAAAAGATGGAATCATTGACACCGTCTAAAACAGATACAGGCACTGCAGAGGTGGAGAGCAGCCAAGAGGTGGTGGAGGAAGCAGTGGAGGcacaggaggtggaggaggacgaAGGAAAGACAGCGTTTGGTGTCAAACTGCGTTCCACAACTCTGTCAATGAGATATCGCTCTGATACCTCTGCGAACCAGAACTCAAAGCCACCAGAGGagcaaaaaagacaagagaTAAGACCAACAG ATCCCGCCCCGTCTGGCTTCTCGCTGCCAGTCAAGCATAACCCTCCATCTACTGGTGACATCATGGCGACAGAAGTCCAAACAACCTCCTCAAAcctcaaagaaaatgttgttgcagCGTCCCAGCAGCCTCAACATCCCGCACAGCCACAGCCTGTCCCCCAGACGGCTTCATCTGAGGTGTCCTGGATGAGCTTGGCGATGGAAAAGACCAGAAGCCTTCATCAGCTTTTTAGCAGCAGATTTCCCAGAGATTTTTCAGGCGTGCAGGCGGCGGCTCGGCCACAAGCACAAGAGCAGACAGAGACGCTgcctgcagcacaaacacagactgtaaaaacacaacaaagtgcAACAGAGCCTGCAAATCAACCACTGACTGATGCAGCTAAAGCACAAACGGCACAAAGTAGAAGTCAAGCACAGACTGTCAAACCATCAGCAGTACAGCAGAGGATGTCTCCTGTTCAGTCAAACATCTTCAGAGAagcacaaacattaaaacaaaccagTGATCATCAGCCCACATCTCATCAGACCAACCCATGGACAGCCCAGTCTCCCCTGCACTCCTCTTCACAGACAGAGACCGCTTCTCAGTCTGCACAAGGGAGTGTCACACAGTCTCTCGCACAGTCTTACCTTTCCTCGGGCCAGCAGCAACCCCCCTGGAGCAATCGAGGTCTTCACCCCCTCAACCAGCTCAAATCGACAACCTCAGCTTCTACCACCTCATCAGCTACAGCTTCTCCTCCAGTTTCTACTCAAGGAAGAGGGGAAGGAGAAGCTGCCGTGCAGGAGAAAGAGGGCGCGTCCCAGTCAGGGAGACGGGCAGTTTGGGCCGGGTCAGTGAGCGAGAGGGCAGCTTTTTTGGAGAAACGGGCAGAGTGGAACCCTGCAACTGGAACCAAGGGG GTGGAATTGAAAAAAGCTCAAACAGAGGTGCAGACATCCGGTGAATCCACTGCCTCGGTCAAACCCTTGACTCCGAGCAAAGAAGTTAAACCAGAGGGAAGACAATGGGTCAAACCTGCAG AGTCAAGTCCCACTAAAGTCCCAGAGAGACCTCGTGAGGACAAATGGCTGCGGAAAAATGTGGCGCCATCTTCATCGCCCTCATCGTCACCCACAATGCCATCAGTGTTGCAGTCCATGTCTGACAGCGGCCAGCCGTCCTGGATGGAGCTAGCAAAAAGAAAGTCGATGGCGTGGAGCGACAAGTCTATGGACTGA
- the cracdla gene encoding capping protein-inhibiting regulator of actin dynamics isoform X2: MESFSGDTEESAEEIPGRKKSRIKSLRTRLFGKSKRTGGEGDAKLSQSASDITAAKGLGSDEDLACSQRMMGSRALSHDSIFLADQVLTEAEPARVLSQENVHSKIKALQMKLQQQNLHLGPPPLVLPIRRPEDVGSRSEDDSLPHSPPEMSGALNKTISQPSSRPLSPNPKPAPTKPGPPLFVSSNSSSSSAAEPPLDFSSPAQFTPCLDTSAARHRMSVKPRNQRASTKRTLAANDSNLQTPNNINHPESVRKEEQRLDAQEEMTLETEQVDAVTPDTSEPSNSQEAASKSSSHTVFQQDQALPEKAASQVLRVKPHRAADSMSSERPHSSFIQTELKDNRDGDFEIQIMSHYDKRNTQNKAEVSSEQLSTPSLHQQVHGETESTRGIKRPSPGSGSFHFSINTAKKRDGERPRSGSFVGVVEQTEARHKTVRGAEDKSFSVGRFRQEGAQQKSSVHPWDRRDSLKKMESLTPSKTDTGTAEVESSQEVVEEAVEAQEVEEDEGKTAFGVKLRSTTLSMRYRSDTSANQNSKPPEEQKRQEIRPTDPAPSGFSLPVKHNPPSTGDIMATEVQTTSSNLKENVVAASQQPQHPAQPQPVPQTASSEVSWMSLAMEKTRSLHQLFSSRFPRDFSGVQAAARPQAQEQTETLPAAQTQTVKTQQSATEPANQPLTDAAKAQTAQSRSQAQTVKPSAVQQRMSPVQSNIFREAQTLKQTSDHQPTSHQTNPWTAQSPLHSSSQTETASQSAQGSVTQSLAQSYLSSGQQQPPWSNRGLHPLNQLKSTTSASTTSSATASPPVSTQGRGEGEAAVQEKEGASQSGRRAVWAGSVSERAAFLEKRAEWNPATGTKGVCGGIEKSSNRGADIR, encoded by the exons ATGGAGTCTTTCTCTGGAGACACAGAAGAGAGCGCAGAGGAAATTCCAG GACGTAAAAAGTCCAGAATCAAGTCTTTGAGAACTCGTCTCTTTGGGAAGAGTAAGAGAACCGGAGGAGAGGGAGACGCCAAACTCAGCCAGTCCGccagtgacatcacagcagcaaaGGGACTCGGATCAGATGAAGATTTGGC ATGCTCCCAGAGGATGATGGGATCTCGGGCATTGTCCCATGACAGCATCTTTCTGGCTGATCAGGTCCTGACAGAAGCGGAACCAGCGAGGGTCTTATCGCAGGAGAACGTCCACAGCAAGATTAAAGCTCTGCAG ATGAAGCTTCAGCAGCAGAATTTGCATTTGGGGCCACCGCCGCTGGTTCTGCCAATCAGACGTCCGGAGGATGTGGGAAGCCGCTCAGAGGATGACAGTCTTCCCCACAGCCCCCCTGAGATGTCAGGAGCCCTCAACAAG acCATATCACAACCATCGTCTCGTCCGCTCTCACCCAACCCCAAACCTGCACCTACCAAACCTGGACCGCCTCTTTTTGTCTCCTCCaattcctcttcttcttctgctgctgagCCCCCGCTGGACTTCAGCTCTCCAGCCCAGTTCACCCCATGCCTGGATACGTCTGCTGCACGTCATCGGATGTCTGTCAAACCCAGAAACCAGAGGGCCAGCACCAAGAGGACGCTTGCTGCA AATGACTCCAACTTACAAACCCCAAACAACATCAATCACCCTGAGTCTGTGAGAAAAGAAGAGCAGCGGCTTGATGCTCAAGAGGAGATGACACTGGAAACAGAACAAGTGGATGCCGTCACTCCTGATACATCTGAGCCTTCAAACTCCCAGGAGGCAGCATCCAAATCATCCAGCCATACAGTTTTCCAACAGGACCAAGCTCTTCCCGAGAAAGCAGCCTCCCAGGTGCTAAGAGTTAagcctcacagagcagcagattCAATGTCCAGTGAGCGGCCACACTCATCCTTCATACAGACAGAACTGAAGGACAACAGAGACGGGGATTTCGAGATACAAATAATGTCCCATTATGACAAAAGAAATACTCAAAACAAGGCTGAAGTCTCCTCTGAACAGCTGTCCACTCCATCGCTTCACCAGCAGGTTCACGGTGAGACAGAAAGCACGAGAGGAATAAAAAGACCCTCTCCAGGATCTGGGTCCTTCCATTTCTCCATCAACACtgccaaaaaaagagatggagaaagaccCCGATCGGGCAGTTTTGTGGGGGTGGTAGAACAAACTGAAGCCAGGCACAAGACGGTCAGGGGAGCAGAGGATAAATCCTTTTCTGTGGGAAGATTTAGACAAGAGGGAGCTCAACAGAAAAGCTCTGTTCATCCTTGGGACAGGAGGGACAGCCTGAAAAAGATGGAATCATTGACACCGTCTAAAACAGATACAGGCACTGCAGAGGTGGAGAGCAGCCAAGAGGTGGTGGAGGAAGCAGTGGAGGcacaggaggtggaggaggacgaAGGAAAGACAGCGTTTGGTGTCAAACTGCGTTCCACAACTCTGTCAATGAGATATCGCTCTGATACCTCTGCGAACCAGAACTCAAAGCCACCAGAGGagcaaaaaagacaagagaTAAGACCAACAG ATCCCGCCCCGTCTGGCTTCTCGCTGCCAGTCAAGCATAACCCTCCATCTACTGGTGACATCATGGCGACAGAAGTCCAAACAACCTCCTCAAAcctcaaagaaaatgttgttgcagCGTCCCAGCAGCCTCAACATCCCGCACAGCCACAGCCTGTCCCCCAGACGGCTTCATCTGAGGTGTCCTGGATGAGCTTGGCGATGGAAAAGACCAGAAGCCTTCATCAGCTTTTTAGCAGCAGATTTCCCAGAGATTTTTCAGGCGTGCAGGCGGCGGCTCGGCCACAAGCACAAGAGCAGACAGAGACGCTgcctgcagcacaaacacagactgtaaaaacacaacaaagtgcAACAGAGCCTGCAAATCAACCACTGACTGATGCAGCTAAAGCACAAACGGCACAAAGTAGAAGTCAAGCACAGACTGTCAAACCATCAGCAGTACAGCAGAGGATGTCTCCTGTTCAGTCAAACATCTTCAGAGAagcacaaacattaaaacaaaccagTGATCATCAGCCCACATCTCATCAGACCAACCCATGGACAGCCCAGTCTCCCCTGCACTCCTCTTCACAGACAGAGACCGCTTCTCAGTCTGCACAAGGGAGTGTCACACAGTCTCTCGCACAGTCTTACCTTTCCTCGGGCCAGCAGCAACCCCCCTGGAGCAATCGAGGTCTTCACCCCCTCAACCAGCTCAAATCGACAACCTCAGCTTCTACCACCTCATCAGCTACAGCTTCTCCTCCAGTTTCTACTCAAGGAAGAGGGGAAGGAGAAGCTGCCGTGCAGGAGAAAGAGGGCGCGTCCCAGTCAGGGAGACGGGCAGTTTGGGCCGGGTCAGTGAGCGAGAGGGCAGCTTTTTTGGAGAAACGGGCAGAGTGGAACCCTGCAACTGGAACCAAGGGGGTTTGTG GTGGAATTGAAAAAAGCTCAAACAGAGGTGCAGACATCCGGTGA